From Humisphaera borealis, the proteins below share one genomic window:
- a CDS encoding PilV family protein, translating to MRIITVQSRRKGFTLIEAAWVTVIVGIGAVAMLELLAAGTVVNANGNQMTTAVNLANNMREIALGLPFNDPEQPVTWATKEASVASYDDVLDLDGTSFSPPLDVRRQPIADLTSWKQTVTVQSVAPDAVPSVRPNNATTATARVTVKILQNNKQVHEMSWLVVAPNPG from the coding sequence ATGCGTATTATCACCGTCCAATCTCGACGCAAAGGCTTTACCCTCATTGAAGCGGCATGGGTGACCGTGATCGTAGGTATCGGAGCGGTAGCAATGCTCGAACTGCTCGCCGCCGGTACCGTCGTCAATGCCAATGGCAACCAGATGACGACGGCGGTCAACCTGGCCAACAACATGCGCGAAATTGCGCTCGGACTGCCGTTCAACGACCCCGAGCAGCCGGTCACCTGGGCGACCAAGGAGGCGTCGGTTGCCTCCTACGACGACGTCCTGGATCTGGATGGGACGAGCTTCAGCCCTCCTCTGGATGTCCGGCGTCAGCCCATTGCCGACCTCACCAGCTGGAAGCAAACGGTCACCGTGCAGTCGGTGGCACCCGATGCAGTTCCATCCGTCCGGCCGAACAACGCCACCACCGCCACCGCACGTGTCACTGTAAAAATTCTCCAGAACAACAAGCAGGTTCACGAGATGAGCTGGCTGGTTGTCGCTCCGAACCCCGGATGA
- a CDS encoding type IV pilus twitching motility protein PilT: MSILNDILRNAVQAKASDVHIMVGAPPLYRIHTIVQHSDFPMVTPEGAIRLAKEMMNEKRWTDFEKHRDADFSYEIPGVSRFRVNAHYQRNSVALSIRTINDKVRPIEQLFLPDICNKLTYMPRGLVLVTGPTGSGKSTTLAAMIDSINRREQGHIITLEDPIEYAFVSNKSAIEQREVGADVPDFSGGLRHALRQDPDVILVGEMRDLETTSAAITAAETGHLVFSTLHTVNAPQTIERIIDIYPSDEQNQIRSMLANTLQAVISQTLFKRSDQPGMIPGVEIMLCTPAVRNCIRENRIFEIPNIIATSRALGMQSLDDSIKQMYINGYISREDAVAQAAHPEKLERALAA; this comes from the coding sequence ATGAGCATTCTCAACGACATTCTCCGCAACGCCGTCCAGGCCAAGGCGTCCGACGTCCACATCATGGTCGGCGCTCCGCCGCTCTACCGGATTCACACGATCGTTCAGCACAGCGACTTCCCCATGGTGACGCCCGAAGGGGCGATTCGCCTGGCGAAAGAGATGATGAACGAGAAGCGCTGGACCGACTTCGAGAAGCACCGCGACGCGGACTTCTCCTACGAGATCCCCGGCGTGAGCCGCTTTCGTGTCAACGCGCACTATCAGCGCAACAGCGTCGCGCTCTCCATCCGTACCATCAATGACAAGGTCCGGCCGATCGAGCAGCTGTTCCTGCCAGATATCTGCAACAAACTGACTTACATGCCCCGCGGCCTGGTGCTCGTCACCGGTCCCACCGGCTCGGGCAAGAGCACCACGCTGGCGGCGATGATCGACTCGATCAACCGGCGCGAGCAGGGCCACATCATCACGCTCGAAGACCCGATCGAATACGCATTTGTCAGCAATAAGTCGGCAATCGAGCAGCGCGAAGTCGGCGCCGACGTCCCCGACTTCTCCGGCGGTCTGCGGCACGCGCTGCGCCAGGACCCGGACGTAATCCTGGTCGGCGAAATGCGCGATCTGGAAACCACCAGCGCCGCAATTACTGCCGCCGAAACCGGCCACCTGGTGTTCAGCACGCTGCACACCGTCAACGCGCCCCAGACGATCGAACGCATCATCGACATCTACCCGTCGGACGAGCAGAACCAGATCCGCTCGATGCTCGCCAACACGCTTCAGGCGGTCATCAGCCAGACGCTGTTCAAGCGGTCCGACCAGCCGGGCATGATTCCCGGCGTCGAGATCATGCTTTGCACGCCGGCCGTTCGAAACTGCATCCGCGAGAACCGAATCTTCGAAATCCCCAACATCATCGCGACCAGCCGTGCGCTGGGCATGCAGTCGCTGGATGACTCGATCAAGCAGATGTACATCAACGGGTACATCAGCCGAGAAGATGCCGTCGCCCAGGCGGCGCATCCTGAGAAGCTGGAACGAGCCTTGGCAGCCTAG
- a CDS encoding type II secretion system F family protein, with translation MPNYRYEARNAAGKITTGTIQAADLGAASAQVRARGEYIVQLAPADGPSKKSGLNFSVSFGPGAKDIQAFTSQLSVMIRAGISIRAAIEGIADQTTNVKFKAMLTQMKKDVESGKQFSDALSRYPKYFSPLYINMVKASELSGGFSKMLDRIATYLAQQIETKAMVIGAAIYPAIIGTMAMGTTVFLLVFVLPRFMKIFEGKEAALPAPTKFLLAMSKFMTGYWYIILIGLVVAIWGFVLTIKTDWGRTWFDKAKLSVPLFKKMFRAMYISRGLHTMGQLVNAGVPILDTISITADISGNVLYKRMWKNVYSSVKQGKKISHPLQKSPLLPKAVVQMVNAGEESGKLGEVLDEVAEFYSRELKSVIKSVTAMIEPLMIVLMGGMVGFIAMSIILPIFKLSQIVK, from the coding sequence ATGCCCAACTACCGCTACGAAGCTCGCAACGCTGCCGGGAAGATCACCACCGGTACGATCCAGGCCGCTGATCTCGGCGCGGCTTCGGCACAGGTTCGCGCCCGTGGCGAGTACATCGTGCAGCTTGCGCCGGCAGACGGTCCGTCGAAGAAATCGGGGCTGAACTTCTCCGTATCTTTTGGTCCGGGCGCGAAGGACATCCAGGCATTCACCAGCCAGCTCTCGGTCATGATTCGCGCCGGCATCAGCATCCGCGCCGCGATTGAAGGCATCGCCGACCAGACGACCAACGTCAAGTTCAAGGCGATGCTGACGCAGATGAAGAAGGACGTCGAGAGCGGCAAGCAGTTCTCCGACGCACTTTCGCGTTACCCCAAGTACTTCAGCCCGCTCTATATCAACATGGTCAAGGCGTCGGAGCTCTCCGGCGGCTTTTCCAAGATGCTTGACCGTATCGCGACCTACCTCGCGCAGCAGATCGAGACCAAGGCGATGGTCATCGGTGCCGCAATCTACCCCGCGATCATCGGCACTATGGCGATGGGCACCACCGTCTTCCTGCTGGTGTTCGTGCTGCCGCGGTTCATGAAGATCTTCGAAGGCAAGGAAGCCGCCCTGCCGGCGCCGACCAAGTTCCTGCTGGCTATGTCGAAGTTCATGACCGGCTACTGGTACATCATCCTGATCGGCCTGGTCGTTGCGATCTGGGGCTTTGTCCTAACGATCAAGACCGACTGGGGCCGCACCTGGTTCGACAAGGCCAAGCTGTCGGTACCACTGTTCAAGAAGATGTTCCGCGCCATGTACATCAGCCGCGGCCTGCACACGATGGGCCAGCTGGTGAACGCCGGCGTGCCGATCCTGGACACGATCAGCATCACCGCGGATATCAGCGGCAACGTTCTCTATAAGCGGATGTGGAAGAACGTCTATTCCTCCGTGAAGCAGGGTAAGAAGATCAGTCATCCGCTGCAGAAAAGCCCGCTGCTGCCCAAGGCGGTCGTGCAGATGGTCAACGCAGGTGAGGAGTCGGGTAAGCTCGGCGAGGTGCTCGATGAGGTCGCCGAGTTCTACAGCCGCGAGCTCAAGAGCGTCATCAAGAGCGTAACGGCGATGATCGAGCCGCTGATGATCGTGCTGATGGGTGGCATGGTCGGCTTCATCGCCATGAGCATCATCCTGCCAATCTTCAAGCTGAGCCAGATCGTCAAGTAG